One Baekduia alba genomic window, CGGTCTTCTCGCTCAGCCCGAGCTCGGAGGCGATGCGCTTGTTGGCGTAGCCCTGGCAGATCAAGCCCAGGACGTCGCGCTCGCGCGGGGTGAGCGCCGGCGGGGCGGGCGCGGCGTCGCGCGCCGTGTGCCCGTCGGCGACCGCCGCCACCAGGCGTGCTGCGACGCCCGGGTCCAGCAGGGCATCGCCGTCGTGCGCGGCGCGGACCGCCCGCGCCAGCTCGGCCGGCGCCACGTTCTTGAGGAGGTAGCCCGCCGCGCCGGCCTGGATCGCCGGCAGGATGCGGGCGTCGTCGGCGAAGCTCGTCAGGACGATCACCCGCGCCGTGGAGCCCGCGTCGCGCAGGGCGCGCATCGCCGCGACGCCGTCCAGGCGCGGCATGACCAAGTCCATCAACACGACGTCGGGCGCGAGCGTCGCGACGACCTCCAGCGCAGCGGCGCCGTCGCCGGCCTCGCCGACGACCGCGATGCCGTCCTGCAGCGACAGGAACGTCCGCAGCCCTTCGCGCACCACGGCGTGGTCGTCGACGATCACGACGCGGATCACGCGGCCGGGACCTCCAGCCGCACGGTGGTGCCCGCGCCGGGCGAGGACCGGATCGTCAGCGCGCCGCCCACCCGCGCGGCGCGCGTCTCCATCGACGTCAGGCCGAGGTGGTGCGAGCGCAGCTCCGGGTCGTCGGGGTCGAAGCCGGTGCCGTCGTCGGCCACCTCGAGGACGAGGCCGCCGCCGTCCGCCGCGGCGCGCGCGGCAAG contains:
- a CDS encoding response regulator gives rise to the protein MIRVVIVDDHAVVREGLRTFLSLQDGIAVVGEAGDGAAALEVVATLAPDVVLMDLVMPRLDGVAAMRALRDAGSTARVIVLTSFADDARILPAIQAGAAGYLLKNVAPAELARAVRAAHDGDALLDPGVAARLVAAVADGHTARDAAPAPPALTPRERDVLGLICQGYANKRIASELGLSEKTVKAHVGRVLAKLDVSDRTQAALLATRNGWS